In Clostridium sp. SY8519, one genomic interval encodes:
- a CDS encoding amino acid adenylation domain-containing protein, with translation MTTRIITDYLDQAVLSHGDKIAYADEERALTFRQVQEEAHRIAQGLIDAGFFRRPVGIFLDKNTGCLTAMLGTAYSGCFYSVIDTQMPVERIEKIVGTLEPAAVLTVSAYREQVAEFAPEAEILLLEDLLDHPADPEAIASVGAKIMGSDLLYVLFTSGSTGNPKGVMTAHAHVINYIEAVSEAYHLDEHTISGNQTPFYFVMSIVEIFGTLRNCSTMYIIPHMHFAFPALLMKYIEEKQINFLYWVPSALNMVANLNAFDCADISCVKMVSFGGEVMPVRQLNMWRKHLPDTVFINSYGPTEGTDGSTYYVIDREFPETARLPIGIPFKNNEILVLDAENHPIQGKGTGEYCIRSTSLTYGYYRNPEKTAEVYVQNPVNPYFEEKIYRTGDLVEFNEYGELEYVGRKDFQIKHMGHRIELGEIEANVSSISGIDENCCVYDSERQKIVLFYSGKVSDEEVAERLKELLPDYMLPNKRIVMNPMPHNLNGKVDRAELKKLAAQRKHRK, from the coding sequence GTGACAACCAGAATTATTACGGACTATCTGGATCAGGCAGTGCTGTCCCATGGGGACAAAATCGCTTACGCAGATGAAGAACGGGCACTTACGTTCCGGCAGGTACAGGAAGAGGCACACCGCATTGCGCAGGGACTGATAGATGCCGGTTTTTTCCGCCGGCCGGTGGGAATCTTTCTGGATAAGAATACCGGCTGTCTCACAGCTATGCTGGGTACAGCATACAGCGGGTGTTTTTATTCTGTGATTGACACCCAGATGCCGGTGGAGCGGATTGAAAAGATTGTGGGAACGCTGGAGCCAGCGGCGGTACTGACAGTGTCCGCCTATCGGGAGCAGGTAGCGGAGTTCGCTCCGGAGGCGGAAATCCTGCTTCTGGAAGATTTGCTGGATCATCCGGCGGATCCGGAGGCAATTGCCTCCGTCGGCGCAAAGATCATGGGATCGGATCTTCTGTATGTGCTCTTTACTTCCGGTTCCACCGGAAATCCCAAGGGAGTCATGACTGCCCATGCCCATGTGATCAATTATATCGAGGCAGTCAGCGAAGCGTATCATCTGGATGAGCATACGATTTCCGGCAACCAGACGCCGTTTTATTTTGTCATGTCCATCGTGGAGATCTTCGGTACGCTGAGAAACTGCTCCACCATGTACATTATTCCGCATATGCATTTTGCGTTCCCGGCGCTTCTGATGAAATACATCGAGGAAAAACAGATCAATTTCCTGTACTGGGTGCCTTCGGCCCTGAATATGGTGGCCAATCTGAATGCCTTTGACTGCGCGGATATTTCCTGTGTGAAAATGGTATCCTTCGGCGGAGAAGTGATGCCGGTCCGTCAGCTGAATATGTGGCGGAAACATCTGCCGGACACCGTATTTATCAATTCCTACGGACCGACCGAGGGAACAGACGGATCCACCTACTATGTCATTGACCGGGAATTCCCGGAAACTGCCCGTCTGCCGATTGGCATTCCCTTTAAGAATAATGAAATACTGGTGCTGGATGCGGAGAATCATCCGATCCAGGGAAAAGGCACCGGCGAGTACTGCATTCGCAGCACATCCCTGACCTACGGCTATTACCGCAATCCGGAAAAGACAGCGGAAGTTTATGTGCAGAATCCGGTCAATCCGTATTTTGAAGAGAAAATCTACCGCACCGGTGATCTGGTGGAGTTCAATGAATACGGAGAACTGGAATATGTAGGCCGCAAGGATTTCCAGATCAAACATATGGGCCACCGGATTGAGCTGGGAGAAATTGAGGCAAATGTTTCTTCTATTTCCGGTATTGACGAGAACTGCTGTGTCTATGACAGTGAACGGCAGAAAATCGTACTGTTTTACAGCGGCAAAGTATCCGATGAGGAAGTGGCGGAACGGTTAAAAGAACTGCTGCCGGATTATATGCTGCCGAATAAGCGGATCGTGATGAATCCCATGCCCCACAACTTAAACGGAAAAGTAGACCGCGCGGAACTGAAAAAACTGGCCGCACAGAGAAAACACAGAAAATAA
- a CDS encoding MBOAT family O-acyltransferase, with protein MQLLSIQYLMFVAILFVLYYTVFRKIQWVCLLIGSIAFYISYGPKSLIYILITSFSVWLGAIVMQKFQTACNLARKQEGITKEQKKKLKNQCQKKKRIVLIVLLLLNFGILGYFKYWNDILDAIVGIGHVGTGSVYAVYHISGLLLPLGISFYTFQSIGYLVDVYNKKSKPSTNFLKFLTFVSFFPQMLQGPINRFDQMAEQLYERHHLDLERCGRALLLFLFGAMKKYVIAEMLVGKIGAIFDGPVDNLSSPMIILGILMYSAQLYGDFSGGIDMVMAVAQLFGIRMMQNFRQPYFSVSLGDFWRRWHISLGAWMRDYIFYPFALTKPMQRFAKFCGRHLNKHLGRVLPAAIANILVFFVVGVWHGFYSNFILWGLYNGIVIAISDILQPVFQRWNEVLHINTQSRGMYVWRVIRTFIIVNIGWYFDRIEKFSSVWICFRNTITRPDWSLLTVRYFMRSQFGKMPLIPVVVVLALVVVFINSVLQERGVDVYAKLHDRRPAVRWTLYLFLAIMTLFAVSYSNGSGGFLYANF; from the coding sequence ATGCAGCTGTTATCTATACAGTACCTTATGTTTGTGGCAATTCTCTTTGTTCTGTACTATACCGTATTCCGGAAGATACAGTGGGTTTGCCTGCTGATCGGCAGTATTGCATTTTATATCAGCTATGGCCCGAAAAGTCTGATTTATATTCTGATCACTTCCTTCAGCGTATGGCTGGGGGCGATTGTCATGCAGAAATTTCAGACTGCCTGCAATCTTGCCCGCAAGCAGGAAGGAATTACGAAAGAACAGAAAAAGAAACTGAAGAACCAGTGCCAGAAAAAAAAGCGTATCGTTCTGATCGTGCTTCTTTTACTTAATTTTGGCATTCTGGGTTATTTTAAATACTGGAACGACATTCTGGATGCCATCGTCGGTATCGGCCATGTGGGAACCGGATCAGTGTATGCCGTCTATCATATCAGCGGGCTGCTGCTGCCGCTGGGCATTTCCTTTTATACCTTTCAGTCCATTGGTTACCTGGTGGATGTATATAATAAGAAGAGCAAGCCTTCCACAAACTTTCTGAAGTTCCTGACTTTTGTATCCTTCTTCCCTCAGATGCTGCAGGGACCGATCAACCGGTTTGATCAGATGGCGGAGCAGCTTTATGAACGGCACCATCTGGATCTGGAACGCTGCGGCAGAGCGCTGCTGCTGTTTCTGTTCGGAGCCATGAAGAAATATGTCATCGCGGAGATGCTGGTGGGAAAAATCGGCGCGATTTTTGACGGACCGGTGGACAATCTGTCCAGTCCGATGATCATACTGGGAATTCTCATGTATTCCGCACAGCTCTACGGGGATTTTTCCGGCGGCATTGACATGGTGATGGCTGTGGCACAGCTGTTTGGCATCCGCATGATGCAGAACTTCCGCCAGCCGTATTTTTCGGTTTCCCTGGGGGATTTCTGGCGCAGATGGCACATTTCCCTGGGCGCCTGGATGCGGGATTACATTTTTTATCCGTTTGCCCTTACGAAGCCCATGCAGCGGTTCGCGAAATTCTGCGGCCGTCATCTGAATAAGCATCTGGGCAGAGTCCTGCCGGCAGCGATCGCGAATATCCTGGTGTTCTTTGTGGTCGGTGTATGGCACGGATTTTATTCCAACTTTATTCTGTGGGGTCTGTACAATGGTATCGTGATAGCCATCAGCGATATTCTGCAGCCGGTATTCCAGCGCTGGAACGAAGTGCTTCATATTAATACACAGTCCCGGGGCATGTATGTCTGGCGCGTGATCCGCACTTTTATTATTGTGAATATCGGCTGGTATTTTGACCGTATTGAAAAATTCAGCAGTGTATGGATCTGCTTCCGGAATACAATTACCAGACCGGACTGGTCACTTCTGACGGTGCGTTATTTCATGCGCAGCCAGTTTGGCAAGATGCCGCTGATTCCCGTCGTGGTCGTGCTGGCCCTGGTGGTTGTGTTCATCAACAGTGTCCTTCAGGAGCGGGGCGTGGATGTCTACGCGAAACTGCATGACCGCCGTCCGGCAGTACGCTGGACCCTGTATCTGTTTCTGGCAATCATGACATTGTTTGCGGTATCTTATTCAAATGGATCCGGAGGATTTTTATATGCGAACTTCTAA